A genomic stretch from Acidobacteriota bacterium includes:
- the clpB gene encoding ATP-dependent chaperone ClpB: protein MALNRFTEKAQEAILGAQQSAEQADHPQVEPEHLLTSLVEQADGVVPDVLRQIGVDPRQVAATLHAALGRLPQAHGGATRGISPRLQSVLAAAQREAEQMKDEYVSTEHLLLAVAGESGRTDAAKVLKTVGASRERILEVLQTIRGSQRVTDQNPEGKYQALQRYGRDLTELARAGKLDPVIGRDDEVRRVIQVLSRRTKNNPVLIGEPGVGKTAIVEGLAQRIIRGDVPEGLKNKRIVGLDMGALVAGAKYRGEFEERLKAVLKEITDSQGQVVLFIDELHTVVGAGAAEGSIDASNMLKPMLARGELHTIGATTLDEYRRYIEKDAALERRFQPVMVVEPSVEDTISILRGLRERYEIHHGVRLKDSALVAAAVLSHRYIADRFMPDKAIDLVDEAASKLRMEIDSMPAELDEIERRIMQLEMEAQALRKETDAPSVDRLSRLERELADLKESRDQLRTHWSQEKDAIQAARSQKQELERLRHDIEAAQRSGDFAAASELQYGRVPEAERRIRQAEERLADLQRDAKMLKEEVDEEDIAEVVGKWTGIPVSRLMEGEVEKLVRMEARLHQRVVGQDEAITAVSNAIRRARAGLQDPRRPLGSFLFLGPTGVGKTELARALAEFLFDDEQSMIRIDMSEYQEKHTVSRMLGAPPGYVGYEEAGQLTEAVRRRPYAVVLLDEIEKAHAEVLNVLLQLLDDGRLTDGKGRTVDFKNCVVIMTSNIGSQFIADRPGSADEDLEEDTRRLVMDALRGHFRPEFLNRVDEIVFFHGLSRAHLLEIVDIQLRGLVQRLERRKIRLALTDKARHLIVEEGFDPSYGARPLKRTIQRKLLDPLALQILEGRFSDGDTIRVEAAGDDLAFSPSAPSDAALPD from the coding sequence ATGGCATTGAATCGCTTTACCGAGAAGGCGCAGGAAGCCATCCTCGGAGCACAGCAGTCGGCCGAACAGGCCGATCATCCACAGGTTGAGCCTGAACACCTGCTGACCTCACTTGTCGAGCAGGCCGACGGCGTCGTGCCGGACGTGCTGCGCCAGATCGGCGTCGATCCGCGGCAGGTGGCCGCCACCCTTCACGCAGCACTCGGGCGACTGCCGCAGGCCCACGGCGGCGCGACCAGAGGAATCTCTCCCAGACTTCAGAGCGTGCTGGCGGCCGCTCAGCGCGAAGCAGAGCAGATGAAGGACGAGTACGTCAGCACCGAGCACCTGCTGCTTGCGGTGGCCGGTGAGTCCGGGCGGACCGACGCCGCCAAGGTCCTGAAGACGGTCGGCGCCTCGCGCGAACGGATTCTGGAGGTCCTCCAGACCATCCGCGGATCGCAACGAGTCACCGACCAGAATCCGGAGGGCAAGTACCAGGCGCTGCAGCGCTACGGCCGGGATCTGACGGAACTGGCGCGCGCCGGCAAGCTCGATCCGGTCATCGGGCGAGACGACGAGGTACGCCGGGTGATCCAGGTGCTGTCACGGCGCACGAAGAACAACCCTGTGCTGATCGGCGAGCCCGGCGTCGGCAAGACCGCGATTGTCGAGGGGCTGGCCCAGCGCATCATCCGAGGCGACGTGCCGGAGGGGCTGAAGAACAAGCGCATTGTCGGGCTCGACATGGGGGCGCTGGTCGCCGGGGCGAAGTACCGGGGCGAATTCGAGGAACGCCTGAAGGCGGTGCTCAAGGAAATCACCGACTCCCAGGGCCAGGTGGTGTTGTTCATCGACGAGCTGCATACCGTGGTCGGGGCGGGCGCCGCCGAAGGCTCCATCGACGCGTCGAACATGCTCAAGCCGATGCTGGCCCGCGGCGAGCTGCACACGATCGGGGCGACGACGCTCGACGAATATCGTCGGTACATCGAGAAGGACGCCGCGCTCGAACGCCGTTTTCAGCCGGTCATGGTCGTCGAGCCGAGCGTCGAGGACACGATCAGCATCCTGCGCGGTTTACGCGAACGGTACGAGATTCACCATGGCGTCAGGCTCAAGGACTCCGCCCTGGTGGCAGCCGCCGTCCTGTCGCACCGATATATCGCCGATCGCTTCATGCCCGACAAAGCGATCGATCTGGTGGACGAAGCCGCCTCCAAGCTGCGCATGGAAATCGACTCGATGCCCGCCGAGCTCGACGAAATCGAGCGACGCATCATGCAGCTGGAGATGGAAGCACAGGCTCTGCGGAAGGAGACCGATGCGCCCTCGGTCGATCGGCTCTCCAGGCTTGAACGCGAACTGGCGGACCTGAAGGAGTCGCGCGATCAGCTTCGAACGCACTGGTCGCAGGAGAAAGACGCCATCCAGGCGGCGCGTTCCCAGAAACAGGAACTCGAACGCCTCCGCCACGACATCGAAGCCGCTCAGCGTTCGGGTGACTTCGCCGCCGCGTCCGAACTTCAATACGGTCGTGTCCCCGAAGCCGAGCGTCGCATCCGGCAGGCGGAGGAGCGGCTGGCGGACCTGCAGCGCGACGCGAAGATGCTCAAGGAAGAGGTGGACGAGGAGGATATTGCCGAGGTCGTCGGCAAGTGGACGGGCATCCCGGTCAGCCGCCTCATGGAAGGCGAAGTCGAGAAGCTCGTCAGGATGGAAGCCCGACTGCATCAGCGCGTCGTCGGGCAGGACGAGGCGATCACCGCCGTCTCGAACGCGATCCGCCGCGCGCGCGCCGGCCTGCAGGATCCTCGTCGCCCGCTCGGCAGCTTCCTGTTTCTTGGCCCGACCGGCGTCGGCAAGACCGAGTTGGCTCGCGCACTCGCCGAGTTCCTCTTTGATGACGAACAGTCGATGATCCGGATCGACATGTCGGAGTACCAGGAGAAACACACGGTGTCGCGGATGCTCGGGGCGCCTCCCGGATACGTCGGCTACGAGGAGGCCGGCCAGCTGACTGAGGCGGTGCGGCGGCGTCCGTACGCGGTCGTACTGCTGGACGAAATCGAGAAGGCGCACGCCGAGGTACTCAACGTCCTGCTGCAACTGCTTGATGATGGGCGGCTCACCGATGGCAAGGGCCGCACGGTGGATTTCAAGAACTGCGTCGTCATCATGACGTCGAACATCGGCAGTCAGTTCATCGCCGATCGGCCGGGGAGCGCCGACGAAGATCTCGAAGAGGACACGCGCCGGCTCGTTATGGATGCGCTCCGCGGGCACTTCAGGCCGGAATTCCTGAACCGGGTGGACGAAATTGTGTTTTTCCACGGACTCAGCCGGGCCCACCTGCTCGAGATTGTGGACATCCAGCTGCGCGGCCTCGTGCAGCGGCTCGAGCGCCGGAAGATCAGACTGGCGCTGACCGACAAGGCGCGGCACCTGATCGTCGAGGAGGGTTTCGATCCGTCCTACGGCGCCCGCCCGCTCAAGCGTACGATTCAGCGGAAACTGCTCGACCCTCTCGCGCTCCAGATTCTGGAGGGGCGATTCAGCGACGGCGACACCATCCGGGTCGAGGCTGCAGGAGACGATCTGGCATTCTCTCCGTCCGCGCCATCCGACGCAGCGCTCCCTGATTGA
- a CDS encoding J domain-containing protein: protein MEFKDYYATLGVTKSSTGKEIKQAYRKLARKFHPDVNPGDKASETRFKQVNEAYEVLGDPAKRRKYDELGANWRQYEQAERQGAASPFGGADWGFGEGTTSGRARMMTEEEMRQAFGEADPFSDFFHAFFGGKPEASASSPRQGRTVRARRGRDMEQDLDLTLEHACHGVTRRLTIKHDGHARTVDVRIPPGVGDGSRVRVAGEGEHGAGSAASGDLFLRVHVQPHKRFERKGRDLHTVIHVAVTTAVLGGEAEVVSIDGHALRLKIPPCTQNGQVFRLKGHGMPTVGKPDDRGDVYATVAVRLPSSLTPEQRALYEKLAPLEDAPTIASDDEA, encoded by the coding sequence GTGGAATTCAAGGACTACTACGCCACGCTTGGAGTGACCAAGTCGTCGACCGGCAAGGAAATCAAGCAGGCGTACCGGAAGCTGGCCCGCAAGTTCCATCCGGACGTGAACCCGGGAGACAAGGCCTCCGAGACGCGGTTCAAGCAGGTCAACGAGGCGTACGAGGTACTCGGGGACCCCGCGAAGCGCCGCAAGTATGACGAACTCGGCGCCAACTGGCGCCAGTACGAGCAGGCCGAACGACAGGGGGCGGCCTCCCCGTTCGGCGGTGCTGACTGGGGGTTTGGCGAAGGCACGACGAGCGGACGCGCACGCATGATGACCGAGGAGGAGATGCGCCAGGCCTTCGGGGAAGCCGATCCCTTCTCCGATTTCTTCCATGCGTTCTTCGGCGGCAAGCCCGAGGCGTCGGCGTCGTCGCCACGGCAGGGACGCACTGTCAGAGCCCGGCGGGGGCGCGACATGGAACAGGATCTCGATTTGACGCTCGAACACGCCTGTCACGGCGTCACGCGCCGGCTCACCATCAAGCACGACGGGCATGCCCGCACCGTGGATGTGCGCATCCCGCCGGGTGTGGGTGACGGCTCTCGCGTGCGCGTGGCCGGCGAAGGCGAGCACGGCGCCGGCTCGGCCGCCTCGGGTGATCTGTTCCTGCGGGTCCATGTCCAGCCGCACAAGCGATTCGAACGCAAAGGTCGGGACCTGCACACCGTCATCCACGTGGCGGTGACGACGGCCGTCCTGGGCGGCGAGGCCGAAGTGGTGTCGATAGACGGCCACGCGCTCCGACTGAAGATCCCGCCCTGTACGCAGAATGGGCAGGTCTTCAGACTGAAAGGCCACGGCATGCCGACCGTGGGAAAGCCTGATGACCGCGGTGACGTCTACGCCACCGTGGCGGTTCGGCTTCCAAGCTCACTGACGCCCGAACAGCGCGCACTTTACGAGAAACTCGCGCCCCTGGAGGACGCTCCGACAATCGCGTCAGACGACGAGGCATAA
- a CDS encoding sigma-54 dependent transcriptional regulator, protein MPEILIVDDDRDTCQFIVELLSAPGREVSYESDPQAALERASRQPFDAVISDINLNAAQSGLDILKAAKSANSRCQVVLISGFGTLETAIEAVRAGAFDYISKPFNIAQIKSVVERALTQAASPEERPRDARETPTGLIGRSAGMLDVYKQIAHAANAAAPVLIVGESGTGKELVAKAIHVNGRRAGRPFVAVNCGAITETLLESELFGHMRGSFTGAVADAKGLLEQAHGGTVFFDEVGETSAALQVKLLRALEEGEIRPVGATRVVKIDVRVVAATNVDLEQAVAAGRFRQDLYYRLSVVVIRIPPLRDRRGDIPLLVDEFLRTSCARAGRERRLSAGALEMCVNYSWPGNVRELENTIERLVLFSPGTVVDVEDLPSTLGGRSPGVEQRIFADLPTLDEIERRYLVHVLDSVKGNRTRAAEVMGIDRRTLYRMAERFGIDLKDEPGRS, encoded by the coding sequence ATGCCAGAGATTCTCATCGTCGATGACGACCGGGACACCTGCCAGTTCATTGTCGAGCTGCTGTCGGCGCCGGGCCGCGAGGTGTCGTATGAATCCGACCCCCAGGCGGCGCTGGAGCGCGCATCGCGACAACCGTTCGACGCGGTAATTTCCGACATCAATTTGAATGCCGCGCAGTCCGGGCTCGACATTCTGAAGGCGGCCAAGAGCGCCAATTCGAGGTGTCAAGTGGTGCTGATCAGCGGCTTCGGCACGCTCGAAACCGCGATCGAAGCCGTGCGCGCCGGCGCCTTCGACTACATCAGCAAGCCGTTCAACATTGCACAGATCAAGTCGGTGGTCGAGCGGGCCCTCACGCAGGCGGCCTCGCCCGAGGAGCGCCCGCGAGACGCGCGCGAGACGCCCACCGGCCTGATCGGACGCTCGGCCGGCATGCTCGACGTCTATAAGCAGATTGCGCACGCGGCCAACGCGGCGGCGCCGGTCCTGATCGTTGGCGAGAGCGGAACGGGCAAGGAACTGGTCGCCAAAGCCATTCACGTCAACGGCCGGCGGGCAGGCCGTCCGTTTGTGGCGGTCAACTGCGGGGCGATCACCGAAACGCTCCTTGAATCGGAGCTGTTCGGGCACATGCGCGGATCCTTTACCGGTGCCGTCGCCGACGCGAAGGGCCTGCTCGAACAGGCCCACGGCGGCACGGTGTTCTTCGACGAGGTCGGCGAGACGTCGGCCGCGCTGCAGGTGAAGCTGCTGCGCGCGCTTGAGGAGGGTGAGATCCGGCCGGTCGGCGCCACCCGAGTCGTCAAGATTGACGTCCGAGTCGTCGCCGCTACCAACGTCGACCTCGAGCAGGCCGTGGCCGCGGGACGATTCAGACAGGATCTGTACTACCGGCTGAGCGTGGTGGTGATCCGGATTCCGCCGCTTCGCGATCGCCGTGGTGACATCCCGCTGCTCGTCGACGAATTCCTGCGCACCTCCTGCGCCCGCGCCGGACGCGAACGGAGGCTCTCGGCGGGTGCCCTCGAGATGTGTGTCAACTACTCCTGGCCGGGGAACGTCCGCGAACTCGAGAACACCATCGAGCGCCTGGTGCTGTTCAGTCCGGGCACGGTGGTCGACGTGGAAGACCTGCCCTCGACCCTGGGCGGCAGGTCCCCCGGAGTCGAACAGCGGATCTTCGCCGATTTGCCGACGCTCGACGAAATCGAGCGCCGCTACTTGGTTCATGTGCTCGACAGCGTCAAGGGCAACCGGACACGTGCGGCAGAAGTGATGGGGATCGATCGCCGGACCCTGTACCGGATGGCTGAGCGATTCGGCATTGACCTCAAGGACGAACCCGGGCGATCGTAG